The window CGGACGTCGATGGGCGTGAGTTCATCGACTTTGCCGGTGGCCTCGGCGTGCTCAACGTCGGGCATGTACCGCCTGAAGTGGTGCGAGCGATACAAGAGCAGGCAGCCCGTTACCTCCACACCTGCTTCAGCGTCATGATGTACGAACCGTACGTGCAGCTTGCCCGAGAGCTGTGCGAGCGCGTCCCCGGTGACTTCCCGAAGAAGACGATGTTCACCAACAGCGGGGCCGAGGCCGTCGAGAACGCCGTCAAGGCGGCGCGCGCGTACACCGGCAAGCAGGCCGTCATCGTGTTCGAGTACGGCTTCCACGGCCGAACCCTGCTCACCATGGCGATGACCAGCAAGGTGAAGCCGTACAAGTTCGGCTTCGGAACCCTCGCGCCCAACGTGCATCGCGCGCCCTATGCCTACTGCTATCGGTGTCCCCTCGGCAAGACCTACCCGTCGTGCAACGTGGCCTGCGCCGACACCGTCGCTGACATGTTCAACACCCACGTCGATCCAGACGAGGTGGCGGCCCTGGTCGTGGAGCCGGTGGCGGGAGAAGGCGGCTTCATCGTCCCTCCCCCTGAGTGGCTGCAGCGTCTCTCCGAGATCTGCAGGCAGCGCGGTGTCGTCTTCGTAGCCGACGAGGTGCAGTCGGGAATCGGCCGTACCGGCAAGATGTTCGCCGTCGAGCACGCGGGCGTTGCGCCCGACATGCTCACCAGTGCCAAGTCGCTGGCTGCGGGGGTCCCCCTGGGCGCGGTGACCGGCCGCGCCGAGATCATGGACGCCCCCATCGTGGGTGGCCTGGGCGGCACATACGGCGGCAATCCGCTGGCCTGCGTGGCCGGACTCGAGGTGCTGGCCATGATCGACCGCGATCGCCTCCTCGACCGCTCCCGCGAGATCGGCAAGCGCATGATGACGCGCTTCCAGGCCATGCGCGAGAAGCATCCGCTGATTGGAGACGTGAGAGGCCTGGGCGCGATGGTGGCCATCGAGCTCGTGTCCGACCGAGAGAAGCGAACCCCTGCAAAAGAGCAGACTTCGAAGGTCATAAAGAAGGCCTATGAGCGCGGGCTGCTGCTGCTCAAGGCCGGCGTGCACGACAACGTCGTGCGAACCCTTGTCCCTCTCGTGGCCGACGATCGTACCATCGATGACGGCCTCGACATCATCGACGACTGCCTCGCGGCGGTCGGCGCCGAAATGACGGTGACGAAATGAAGATAGCGGTTCTCGGTGGAGCGGGCGCCATGGCGCGCATCACGCTTCTCGACCTCGTATCGTGCAAGGAAATCGAGCGCATCCTCGTGGCCGACCTGAGCCTTGAAGCCGCCACCGCGGTCATCGAGAGCCTCGACGACGAACGGCTGGAGGCGGCCGCCGTCGACGTGCGCGATGTCGAAGCGACGGCAGCCATCATCGAAGGCTACGACGTGGTCATCAACAGCACGCAGTACTACTTCAACCTCGAGGTCATGAAGGCGGCGCTGCTGGCCAAGGCTCACTACATCGATCTCGGCGGCCTGTTCCACATGACCCGCAAGCAGGTCACCCTCGACGACGACTTCCGCAAAGCGGGCCTCCTGGCCATCCTCGGCTCTGGAAGCACGCCCGGCATCACCAACGTGATGGCGCGGTACGCGGTCGACAAGCTCGACCAGGTCGAAGCCATCGACATCAAGATCGGCGCCGCCGACCTCGACCCCGGCAGCGCATTCTCGAGCCCCTATTCGCTCGACACCATCATCGACGAATGCGCGATGTCACCGTACATCTACGACGATGACCACTGGATAGAGCTGCCCCCGTTCAGCGGCGGCGAGAACGTCACGTTCCCCTCACCCATCGGCGCGGCCACAGCGCACTACACGCTGCACTCCGAGGTCGCCACGTTCCCGGTGTCATTCAAGGCAAAGGGCATCCACCGGGCCACCTTCCGCCTCGCCCTTCCCGAAGAGTTCGTGAAGACCGTCAAGACATTGGTCGACCTCAACCTCGCCGACGACACGCCCCGCGACATCCGCGGCGTCTCGGTGAAGCCGCGCGACGTGCTGCTCAACGTGCTTCGCCCGAGGCCCGGCGCGAGCGATACCATGCCCAACGACTGTGACTGCCTGCGCGTCGACGTGAGCGGAAGCCGTGGCGGACGCAAGGTCACCATCACCCTCGAATCGCTGGTCTTTCCGCACGAAGCCTGGCGGGCCAGCGCGGGCGCCCTCGACACGGGCGTGCCGCCGTCGATCATGGCGCAGATGATCGCCCGCGGCGACATCAAGGAGAGAGGCACACGCTCTCCCGAAGAGTGCGTGCCGCCGCTTCCCTTCTTCGAAGAGCTTGCGCGACGGGGCATGCACGTTGACGCCATCGTGCGGGAACCCCTGAGTTGACCCAGAGCCTTTCCTCGTCGTCCGCTCCCCCGCGGCCGACCGAGGAACTGCTGCGGCCGGCGGTCGTTCTCGAAGGCGTGCACCGCCGCTTCGGTTCAGTCGCGGCCGTCAACGGGCTCGACCTCGCCATCGGAGAGGGCGAGTTCTTCTCCTTCCTCGGTCCTTCCGGTTGCGGGAAGACAACAACCCTGCGCCTCATCGCAGGGTTCGAGACACCCGACGCGGGACGAATCCTGCTCCAGGGACAAGAGATTCAGCATCTACCGCCCTATCGGCGCAATGTGAACACGGCTTTCCAGAGCTATGCGCTCTTCCCGCATCTCGACGTGTTCGAGAACATCGCGTTCGGCCTGCGCCGGCGAGGCGCCAGCCGAACCGAGATCGCCGAGAAGGTCGCGTGGTCCTTGCAGCTGGTGCAGCTGACAGGGTACGAAAAGCGCCGCACCACCCAGCTGAGCGGGGGCGAGCAGCAGCGGGTCGCCATGGCCCGCGCGCTGGTGAACACCCCCGCCGTGCTGCTGCTCGATGAGCCCCTGAGCGCACTCGACGCAAAGCTGCGCCACCAGATGCAGGTCGAGCTCAAGCGAATCCAGCGCGAGATCGGCATCACCTTCGTTCTCGTCACCCACGACCAGGAAGAGGCCCTCACCCTGAGCGACCGCATCGCGGTGATGAACAAGGGGCGGTTCGAGCAGGTAGGAACGCCCACCGAGATCTACGAGCGCCCCCGCACGCGATTCGTCACCGAGTTCGTGGGGGCCAGCAACATCTTCGGAGGCACCGTGCGGGCGCAGGGGGGCGGCGAGGTCCAAGTCGAGGTCGACGGCGTGGGGCTCGTTCGTGTGGCCCACGATGGCAGCGTGCAGTCGGGCGACACCATCGAGCTCTTCGTGAGACCGGAGAAGATGCGCCTGTCGCATCAAGCGCCGAGCACCGACGAGAACCGGCTCGAAGGCATTCTGCGCACCGTCGTCTACCAGGGACCCGTCACCCGCTACGAGGTCGAGGTTGCGAGCGGACGCTCAATCGCGGTCACCGTGACCCATCTGCACATCCCAGCGGACCTGCGGCCAGGCGAGACGCTCTGGGTCAGCTGGAGCGCGTCATCCGGACGAATCCTGGCGAAGGAATGACCCCGGGGGCGATCACACGCTCGTCCCCACCCACCTGAACCCACGGCACAAGGAGCACGAAGATGCAGAAGATGTTCATCGGCGGAGAATGGGTCTCGGCTTCAAACGGGGCCGAGATCAAGATCATCAACCCGGCCACCGAGGAGGTGGTCGACACCGTGCCCTCCGGCACGAAGGAAGACGCCGAGCGCGCGGTGCAGGCGGCGAACGCGGGGTTCAAGATCTGGGGGCGCATGACGGGCGTGCAGCGTGGCGAGCTTCTGCACGAGGTCGCGGAGAAAATCAAGGAGGCGAAGGAAGACATTGCCCGCATCCTCACCCTCGAAGGGGGCAAGCCCCTCAAGGAGAACCGCGACGAGATCGACTGGGTGGTGGCCTGCTTCCGCTACTACGCCGAGATCGGACGCAACCGCCGCGGGCGCGTGATTCCCTCGGTCGAGGCCTCGCAGCTGGCGATGGTGCTCAAGGAGCCGTTCGGCGTGGCAGTGTGCATCGTCCCCTACAACTACCCGCTGCTGCTGATGGCGTGGAAGGTGGCGCCCGCGCTCGCAGCTGGCAATTCGGTCATCATCAAGCCCTCGAGCATCACACCGCTGTCGACCCTCGCGATGGGCAAGATCTTCGACCTGCTGCCCACAGGCGCGGTGAACATCATCACGGGGAGCGGTGAGGCGGTGGGCGATACCCTCATCTCCCATCGCAAGACCCACGTCATCGCCTTCACCGGAAGCCTCGAGACCGGCCGTCGCATCGCCCGCATGGCCGCCGAGAGCTTCAAGAAGGTGTCGCTCGAGCTCGGCAGCAAGGACCCGTTCCTGGTCTGCGAGGACGCCGACGTGGCCATCGCGGCCAAAGCGGTGGCCTGGGCCTCGTTCCTCAACTGTGGGCAGGTGTGCACCTCCACTGAGCGCGTCTACGTGCACGAGCGCATCGCCGCGCCCTTCATCGAGGCGCTGGTCGAGTTCACGCGAAGCCTGCGAATCGGGAATGGCCTCGAGCCCACCACCGACATCGGCCCGATGGCGCGTGGGCACTACCGCCAGAAGGTCGAGGAGCAGGTCGCCGCGGCCCAGGCCAGCGGCGCGCGCATCCTGACCGGGGGGCGTCGACCAGACGGCTTCTCCAAGGGGTTCTTCTTCGAGCCCACCGTGATGGTCGATGTCAACCACGACATGCGCATCATGCGCGAGGAGACCTTCGGGCCGGTGGCGCCCGTGATGACCTACCGCGACTTCGACCACGCCATGGCCCTGGTCGATGACACCGAGTTCGGGCTGGGCGCCATCTGCTACACCAAGGACGCCGAGAAGGCCAAGCGATTCTTCGAAGAGGTGAAGGCGGGCACGGTGTGGATCAACGACCCGCTCACCGACAATGACGCCGGCCCCTTCGGCGGCATGCGCATGAGCGGCGTCGGGCGTGAGCTCGGAGAGGAAGGGCTCGACGAGTTCCAGGAGACCAAGCACGTGCACTGGGATTTCGTCCAGGAAGAGAAGGATTGGTGGTACCCGTACGCCCGTTGAGCACCCTGCGCATACTCGCACCGCGCCACGGCCCTCGCGGCTCGACGCGCATGGGAAGACGCGCCTTCCTCTCGCTGGCGGGAGGCGCGCTCACCATGGCCGCGCTGGGCACATCGGGCTGCCGATCGCAGGCCCTCGAGGCGAACCAGCTCAACCTGTACAACTATCCGAACTACATCGCACCCGACACCATCCCGGAGTTCGAGAAGCGCTTCGGTGTGCGCGTGGTGTACGACAACTACTCGGCCCAGGACACGCTCGAGGCCAAGCTTCGCATCGGCCGCTTCGGGTACGACCTCGTGGTGGCCAGCGACTACAAGGTTCGCCGGTTCTGCAAGGCCAACATCGTGCAGCCCCTCGACAGCGCGCGCATCCCCAACATCTCGAACCTGTTCGACTGGTTGCGGGACGCGTCATACGACCCGGGCAACCGATATTCTATTCCCTGGCAGTGGGGCACGACGGGCATCGGATACAACAAGAAGTACATCACCGATTCGGTGACAGGATGGTCTGCTCTGTGGGACCCGCGCTTCAAGGGACGCATCGACATGCTAAACGAGCGACGCGACTGCATCGCTGTCGCGCTGCTGCGCCTCGGCTTCTCGGTGAACACCCTGAACCCCCGCGAGCTCGACCAGGCTCGCGACCTGCTCATCGACCAGCGCCCGCTGCTGAAGCACTACACCAGCGACACCTACATCGATGAGATGGCGGCCGATGACGCCTGGATCTGCGAGGGATGGAGCGGCGATGTCTTCCAGGCCATCGCCGACAACGCCAGCGTGGCGTATGTCATTCCCCAGGAAGGGTCGATGCGCTGGGTCGACAGCATGTGCATTCCCGTCGGCGCGCCGCACAAAGCCCTTGCCGAGCAGTTCATGAACTACGTGCTCGAGCCGGACGTGTCGGCCCGTCTGTCGAACGCAGTCGAGTTCGCAAGTCCGAACAAGGCCGCGCTCCCGCTCATCAAGCCGGAGATGCGAGAGAACCCTCTCATCTATCCGCCCCCAGAGGTGATGCGGAGACTCTCGTTTCTCGAAGACCTCGGAACAGAGGGTGACGCGATGTACAATCGCGTTTGGGAACAGGTCAAGCTGGCACGAAAGGGAGATACCGCGTGACCGATCGAGCCAACGACGCGCCAGCGACCCCGACGGGTGGTCAGGGCCTGCTTCTCGCCCCCATGGTGGGATACCTCATCGTCTTCCTGGTCGTCCCGCTGATGCTGGTCTTTCACGAGAGCCTTCGCGGGGGAGGAGCCGGCGGTGGGCTGGGCCTGGGAAACTACCTCGACTGCCTCAGCGATCGCTACCTCGCCGTGCTCGTGCGCTCTGCGGCGTATGCGGGCAGCGCCACGCTGGCCTGCCTGCTGCTTGGCTATCCGCTCGCCTACTGCATCGCCATGTACGGGGAGCGGCGCAAGAACACGCTGCTCCTGCTGGTCATGCTGCCCTTCTGGACCTCCTACCTGGTACGCATCTACGCGTGGCGAACGCTTCTGGCCGGCAAGGGGTTCCTCAACATGCTGCTGCTCGACATGGGCGTCATCCACACACCGCTGGCCATCCTGAACACACCGCTGGCGGTGGTGCTGGGACTCACCTATGGCTTCCTGCCCTTCATGACCCTGCCCCTCTACACCTCGATCGAGAAGCTCGACCGCACCCTGCTCAACGCGGCCCTCGATCTGGGAGCCACGCCTTTGTCAGCGTTCGTGCGCGTCGCCCTGCCGCTCACGCTGCCCGGCATCGTCGCCGGCGTCGTGCTCACCTTCATTCCCGCCCTGGGCGACTTCGTCACCGCAGACCTCATCGGCAGCCCCGAGACACAGATGATCGGCAATGTCATCGAGTCGAAGTTCTTCGTGGAGAACGACTGGCCGCACGGTTCAGCCCTGGCCTTCCTGCTGATGGGCCTGCTCATGATCGGACTCTTCACCCAGGCGCGTCGCGCCCATGACGAGGGAGGGATCGCATGAGCCGCAAACGCCCCTGGCCGCTCTACGCCTACGCCGGAATGGTGTACGCCTTTCTCTACGCCCCCGTGCTCGTGCTCGTCGCCTTCTCCTTCAACACGAGCAAGCGCAACGCAGCGTGGCGCGGGTTCACGCTCGACTGGTACCGACAGCTGCTCACCGACCGTGAAATAATCACCGCGCTGCTAAACAGCCTGGAAATCGCGGCAACCGCGACCATCATCGCCACAATACTCGGCACCCTGGGGGCCCTTGCGCTCTCGCGCAGCGACTTCAAGGCGCGAACCTTCTATGAGACGCTCAT is drawn from Pseudomonadota bacterium and contains these coding sequences:
- the gabT gene encoding 4-aminobutyrate--2-oxoglutarate transaminase codes for the protein DVDGREFIDFAGGLGVLNVGHVPPEVVRAIQEQAARYLHTCFSVMMYEPYVQLARELCERVPGDFPKKTMFTNSGAEAVENAVKAARAYTGKQAVIVFEYGFHGRTLLTMAMTSKVKPYKFGFGTLAPNVHRAPYAYCYRCPLGKTYPSCNVACADTVADMFNTHVDPDEVAALVVEPVAGEGGFIVPPPEWLQRLSEICRQRGVVFVADEVQSGIGRTGKMFAVEHAGVAPDMLTSAKSLAAGVPLGAVTGRAEIMDAPIVGGLGGTYGGNPLACVAGLEVLAMIDRDRLLDRSREIGKRMMTRFQAMREKHPLIGDVRGLGAMVAIELVSDREKRTPAKEQTSKVIKKAYERGLLLLKAGVHDNVVRTLVPLVADDRTIDDGLDIIDDCLAAVGAEMTVTK
- a CDS encoding ABC transporter ATP-binding protein, yielding MTQSLSSSSAPPRPTEELLRPAVVLEGVHRRFGSVAAVNGLDLAIGEGEFFSFLGPSGCGKTTTLRLIAGFETPDAGRILLQGQEIQHLPPYRRNVNTAFQSYALFPHLDVFENIAFGLRRRGASRTEIAEKVAWSLQLVQLTGYEKRRTTQLSGGEQQRVAMARALVNTPAVLLLDEPLSALDAKLRHQMQVELKRIQREIGITFVLVTHDQEEALTLSDRIAVMNKGRFEQVGTPTEIYERPRTRFVTEFVGASNIFGGTVRAQGGGEVQVEVDGVGLVRVAHDGSVQSGDTIELFVRPEKMRLSHQAPSTDENRLEGILRTVVYQGPVTRYEVEVASGRSIAVTVTHLHIPADLRPGETLWVSWSASSGRILAKE
- a CDS encoding aldehyde dehydrogenase, whose protein sequence is MFIGGEWVSASNGAEIKIINPATEEVVDTVPSGTKEDAERAVQAANAGFKIWGRMTGVQRGELLHEVAEKIKEAKEDIARILTLEGGKPLKENRDEIDWVVACFRYYAEIGRNRRGRVIPSVEASQLAMVLKEPFGVAVCIVPYNYPLLLMAWKVAPALAAGNSVIIKPSSITPLSTLAMGKIFDLLPTGAVNIITGSGEAVGDTLISHRKTHVIAFTGSLETGRRIARMAAESFKKVSLELGSKDPFLVCEDADVAIAAKAVAWASFLNCGQVCTSTERVYVHERIAAPFIEALVEFTRSLRIGNGLEPTTDIGPMARGHYRQKVEEQVAAAQASGARILTGGRRPDGFSKGFFFEPTVMVDVNHDMRIMREETFGPVAPVMTYRDFDHAMALVDDTEFGLGAICYTKDAEKAKRFFEEVKAGTVWINDPLTDNDAGPFGGMRMSGVGRELGEEGLDEFQETKHVHWDFVQEEKDWWYPYAR
- a CDS encoding spermidine/putrescine ABC transporter substrate-binding protein; protein product: MSTLRILAPRHGPRGSTRMGRRAFLSLAGGALTMAALGTSGCRSQALEANQLNLYNYPNYIAPDTIPEFEKRFGVRVVYDNYSAQDTLEAKLRIGRFGYDLVVASDYKVRRFCKANIVQPLDSARIPNISNLFDWLRDASYDPGNRYSIPWQWGTTGIGYNKKYITDSVTGWSALWDPRFKGRIDMLNERRDCIAVALLRLGFSVNTLNPRELDQARDLLIDQRPLLKHYTSDTYIDEMAADDAWICEGWSGDVFQAIADNASVAYVIPQEGSMRWVDSMCIPVGAPHKALAEQFMNYVLEPDVSARLSNAVEFASPNKAALPLIKPEMRENPLIYPPPEVMRRLSFLEDLGTEGDAMYNRVWEQVKLARKGDTA
- a CDS encoding ABC transporter permease, encoding MVGYLIVFLVVPLMLVFHESLRGGGAGGGLGLGNYLDCLSDRYLAVLVRSAAYAGSATLACLLLGYPLAYCIAMYGERRKNTLLLLVMLPFWTSYLVRIYAWRTLLAGKGFLNMLLLDMGVIHTPLAILNTPLAVVLGLTYGFLPFMTLPLYTSIEKLDRTLLNAALDLGATPLSAFVRVALPLTLPGIVAGVVLTFIPALGDFVTADLIGSPETQMIGNVIESKFFVENDWPHGSALAFLLMGLLMIGLFTQARRAHDEGGIA